DNA from Mesorhizobium loti R88b:
TCCCGGATGGATTCGCCATGAAAAACCCGATGCGCATGCCGTGGGTGGACACGGCCAAAGGTCTCTCGATCATCCTCGTGGTCATGATGTACTCGGCCTACAACACCGGCGAGTACACGGGCGGGGTGGGCTTTCTCCACTATGTCATCGGCTTCGCGACACCGTTCCGCATGCCGGAATTCTTCCTGATCTCGGGCCTGTTCCTGTCGCAGGTGATCGACCGGCCGTGGCGGCGCTATATCGACCGGCGCGTCGTCCACTATCTCTATTTCTACGTGCTGTGGGCGATCATCTCGATCGGGCTGAAGATCGGCATCTTCAGCCGGGATCCCGGCGGCATGCTGCACGATCTCGCAATGGCCGTCGTCCAGCCCTATGGCGTGCTGTGGTTCATCTACATGCTGGCGGTGTTCGGCCTTGTCGCCAAGCTTTTGCGGCAGTTCCGCGTGCCCGCCTGGATCGTCATTGCGCCAGCCGCCGCGCTGCAGATGTGGGCGCCGCATCCCGACAGCTACGCGCTTGAACAATTCGCGGCCTATTTCGTGTTCTTCTATCTCGGCTTCGTGCTGGCGCCGCTGATTTTCCGGCTGGTCGAATGGACGCAACCCCGCCCGGCGGTGGCCGTCGCTGGTCTGGCTCTGTGGGCTGTCGTCAACGGCCTGCTCGTCTATTCGCCGGGTTATGCCATGCACCCGGTCGGCATGCAGATGGGCCTGGCGGCCTGGCCGCCGCTGCATCTCACCTTGGCCGTCGCAGGCGCGGTGGCGCTGTGCGTGCTTGGCGGCTTCCTGTCGCAATTCGCCGCGATGGAATGGCTGCGCTGGCTCGGCGAACATTCGCTGGTCGTCTATGTCGCCTTCACCATCCCGATGTCGCTGTTTCGTGGTGCAGCACTTGCAAGCGGCCTGCTGACCGACACCGGCTTGCTCAGCCTGGCGGTGCTGCTCGTCTCGATCATGAGCCCTGTCGTGCTCTACCTCATCATCCAACGCGTGGGCTTCGGCATGTTCCTGTTCGAACGGCCGGTCTGGGCGCATGTCGACAACAGCGCGCCGCAACCAGCGCCGAAATCGGCGCTGCCTGCCACTGCCGCTCAATCCAGCCGGACATAGTCGAGCCCGAAAGGGCGGCCGACCTCAGCCGTCGCGCAGCCACACCAGCATCTCGCCGGGCTCGCGATTGTCCCAGGCGAAATAGGGGATGGCGGTCAGGCGCGTCTCGACGCTGGCCGGTGGCTCACGCCGATAGAGCCCGTCCTGCCAGCCGTCGCCGGCATCGGCCCATGCCGTGGCTGAAAGCGTCACCACGCCGCCCAGCAGTCCGGGCGCCTCATGCGCTTCTATGCCTGCCGTACGCGGCAGTGTCAGGCGATGCAGCCGGCTGTCATTGTCCGATGCCTCGACGCAATAGATCAGCGGCCCGCGCGACAGCGCGACGCGGCCGGCATCCTGCCTGACCTCTGGATTGGCGTAGAGCCGCTCGATCGGCATTTCGAGGTCGAGCCGGACGCGATCGCCCTTTTGCCAGACGCGCCGGATCGCGGCATAGCCGTCGCTGGTCACGTCGTCGAGGTCGATCGCTTCACCGTTGATTTCCAGCTTGGCACCGGAACTCCAGCCCGGCACGCGCAGATGCAGCGTGAAGTCCACCGGCGCCTGCGGTTCGACCGTGATCTCGACGGCGCCTTCCCAGGGATAGCGGCTCGCCTGGGTGAGGCTGACCGCAACGCCGCCAATGTCGAAGCGGGCGGTGGAGTCGCCGTAGAGGTGGACGGCGAGCGCATCGTCCGCCAGGCTGTAGAAATAGCTGCCGATCGAGGCGACCATGCGCCCGACATTGGGCGGGCAGCAAGGGCAGCGGTGCCATTTCCATCTGTTGTGCCGGCCCCGGCTTTCCAAGGGGTTTTCATAGAAGAACAGCGAGCCGTCGAGCGACAGGCCGGAGATCGAGCCATTGTAGAGCGCACGCTCCATCATGTCGGCATAGCGGGCGTTCGGCCCCATGCCGAGCATGCGGCTCGCCCAGAACACCAGGCCGACGGCGGCGCAAGTCTCCGCATAGGCGCTCTCATTGGGCAAGTCGTAGTCGCTGGTGAAGCCCTCATTGTGCGCCGACGGCCCGAGCCCGCCGGTGATGTAGAGGTTTTTGGTTGTGAGATCGTCCCACAGCCGGTCGAGCGCCACGCGCAGCGTGTCGTCGCCATATTCGGTGGCGATGTCGGCCATGCCCGAATAGAGATACATCGCCCTGACCGCATGGCCGACGACCTTGTCCTGCTCGCGCACCGGTCTGTGCGACTGATTGTATTCGTAAGTCTTGAAATGATAGGCCTTGGGATCGGCGCCACGGGCGCGTGCTTCCTCGTCGAAGAAATGCGGTTGTTGGCCGCGCTGGTCGATGAAGTACTTCGCCAACTCCATGTATTTCGTCACGCCGGTCACGCGCGCCAGCTTGACCAGCGCCAGCTCGATCTCCTCATGGCCGCAATAGCCCTTCTTCTTGCCGGGCTCGGGCCCCAGCACCGAGGCGATGTGGTCGGCATAGCGGCACATGATGTCGAGCAGCTTGCGCTTGCCCGTCGCCTGATAGTAGGCGACCGCCCCTTCGATCAGGTGGCCGGCGCAATAGAGCTCGTGGCAGTCGCGCAGATTGGTCCAGCGCTTGCCCGGCTGGATGCGCTGGTACCAGCTGGAGAGATAGCCGTCCTCCTGCTGCAGTTTGCCGTACATGTCGATGACGGCGTCGATCTTCTTCTCCAACTCGGGGTTCTTGCGCCGGTAGAGCGAATAGGCCGCGGTCTCGATCGTCTTGCCGAGATCGGAATCCCAGAACATCTGCGTCGTCACCGTCGAGCCGGTGAATTCGGCGCCTTGGCGGTTGGCTTCATCGGGCGAGGGCGAGTGGAAGGGAATGACGACACCGGGCGAGGGGCGGTCGGGATCGATCTGCTCCAGCATGCGTGCCTCGACGCAGCGCTCATAGAGGATGTCGGCGGTGCGAGCGGCGACCGCGTCGGCGCGGTCGCCCCAGAAGCCGTGCACGTCGACCTGCGGCACCGGCAGCGGCCGGAAGGCGAGCTTTGGGTTTCCGGTTTTGGGCGATGCGGTCATGAACTCACTCCATTCGATCTGTTATTTGACGGCCCCGGCCATCAGGCCGCGGATGTAGAAGCGCTGCAAAGCGAGGAACAGGATCAGGCAGGGCACCATCATCACGGTGACACCCGCCTGCACGGCGCCCCAGTCGATGGCGCCGAAGCGGCCCGACTGAAGTGCTGTCATCATCACCGGCAGCGTGAATTTGGATTGGTCGGTCATCAGCACCAGGGCAGCGAGGAATTCGTTCCAGGCGCCGAGGAACGCAAACAGCGCGATGGTGACGACGCCCGGCCAGACCAGCGGCAGCATCACCTTCAAAAGCATGGTGACGTTGTTGGCGCCGTCCATGCGGGCGGCTTCCTCGATCTCGCGCGGCACCGCGTCGAAGGCGTTACGCATCATGAAGATCGAGAACGGCAATTGCAGCGTCACATAGACGCCGACCAGGCCGGTCAGCGTGTTGTGCAGGCCAAGCTTGGTCAGCACCAGGAAGATCGGCGTCAGGATCGACTGGAACGGGATCATGATCGTCGACAGGATGAGGACGAAGAACAGGTCCTTGAACGGAAACCGGAACCGCGAGAAGCCATAGCCGGCCAGCACGCTGACGATGACCGACAGGATGACGGTCATCACCGAGACATAGATGCTGTTTTGCGCCGAGGCCCACAGCCCGTCGCCGAAGGAGTTGAGCGTGGCATAGTTTTCGAGCGAGAACCCCGTGGTCGGCCATGGCGGCAGCGGCGGCAGGCGCGCTTCGGCCGCCGGCTTGAAGGCCGACAGCACCGTCCACACGATCGGCGCCACGAACAATATCGAGGCGATGATGCCGGTGGAGTGCCTGGCGAGGCGGGCGGCGAGCTTGCCTCTGGCTGATATCGCCTGCGCCATCAGTCGAGGCCCTCCGGCTTGCGCAGCAGCCAGAGCTGGACGAGACTGAGCGCCACCAGGATGACAAGCAGCACCATCGAGAGTGCCGCGCCATAGCCGAGCTTGAACGAGACGAAGGATTGGTTGAAGATCCAGTAGACCGCCGTCAGCGTCTGGTTGCGCGGGCCGCCGCGCAGGATGATGTAGAACTGGTCGAAGGCGAGGATCGAGCCGGCGACCGACAGGATCAGCGCCAGCGCCAGCGTGCGGCGCATCAGCGGCAAAGTGATTGCCCTGAACCTGGCGAACGGCCCGGCGCCGTCGATGACGGCGGCCTCCTGCAAATCTTGCGGGATCGATTGCAGGCCGGTCATCAGGATGATCATGGTGAAGCCGGCGACCTTCCACACCACCATGGCGATGATCGACCAGAAGGCCGGCTGGAAGGTCGCCAGAAGGTTGAACTTCTTGTCAATCAGGCCAAGCTCGTAGGCGGCTGGGCTGAACAGGCCGGAATCGACATTCAACAGCCACGACCAGAGCAGGCTCGCCGATGCGAAGCCGACCACCGCCGGCATGAAGAAGAAGGTGCGGTAAAGGTTGGCCAGCGGACGCGGTTTTTCGATGAAGATCGCCAGGGGAAAGGCGACGGCGAAGATCGCGATGGTGACGATCACCGTGTAGTAGCCGGTGAATTTGAGCGCGTTCCAGAACCTGGTGTCGCGCAGGATGGCGACGTAATTGTCGAAGCCGATATAGAAGTGATCGCCCATCAGCGGCCAGTTGTGCAGCGACATCCACGCCGTCATGCCGAGCGGGATGACGAAGAACACCATCACCAGCGCGACGGCTGGCGCGACGTAGAGCAGGCCGATCCACTGCCGCCGCCCGGCGCCGACGAGTTTTTTGGCGCGAGGCGGGGCGGTGGTGGTTGCGATGGTGGTCATGGTTTGCGTGCTCTTGCGTCGGATCCAGTTGGCCGCCCTACCTCCCCCTTGTGGGGAGGTCGGACCGCAGGTCCGGGTGGGGGACTGGCGCTGACCCCCACCCCGCTGCTTCGCAGCGACCCTCCCCACAAGGGGGAGGGTAAGGAATACGCCGGCCACCCGCCCAGGGAGACAGGCGGATGGCCGGCAGGCGGCCGCTATTTCTGCGGCGCCTGGTCGATGATCGACTGCATGGTCTCCTGCGCGTTGGCGATGGCGCCATCGACATCGTCGCCGAAGAAGACCTCGTTGATCATCTGCGTCCACGGACCGTTGGCGGAGTTGATCAGATCGTTGAACACCACCGAATAGGGCGTCTTGCCCTTGGCCATGGCCTCGGCGGCGATCTGGTAGCGCGGGTCGAGGTCCTTCAGCGCGTCCTTGGCGATGTCGCCGCGCACCGGCAGGCTGCCATATTTGGCGAGGATCGTCTGGCCTTCGAGCGAATAGGCGAAATCGAGAAATTCCTTCACCACGGCGAGCTTCTTGGTGCCCTTGGTGACGACGAAATTGTCGCCGCCGGCAAAGGACGACCAGCCGCCATCCTTGCCCGGCAGGAAAGTGACGCCATAGTCGACATTGGGATACTGGGTGTTGAGCGCACCGATGGCGAAGGCGCCGGATGGCGAGATGCCGATGTTGCCGGCGGCAAACGCGGCGAAGAAGTTGGCGCCGGTGTCGGTTTGCGCGCCTGCCGGCACCAGATCCTTCTTGACCATCGAGCGGTAGAGATCGATGGCGCCGCGCAGTTGCGGGCTGTCCAGCGTCGCCTTCGAGCCGTCCGCGCTCAGGATATCGCCGCCCGAGGCCCAGATCAGCGGCGTGAAGGTGAAGATGTTGCAGCCGCCGCAATTGCCGGAGAAGTAGAAGCCCTTGATGTTGCCGCCGAGCGCGTTGACCTTTTCGGCGTCGGCGGCGATCTCGGCCCAGTTGGTGGGGCCTTTTTCAGGGTCGAGGCCGGCCTGCTTGAACAGCTTCTTGTTCCAGATCAGCACCGAGGCGTCGGCCGAGAAGGGCAGGCCGTAAATGTGGTCCTTGTAGGTGCCGGTCTTCACATGCGCCGGCGACAGGCTGGCGAAATAGGGCAGGGACTTGGCCCAGTCGGTGATGTCCTCCAACTGGCCGGAGGCGGCGAAGGACGGCGTGTAGATCAGGTCGAGCGACAGCGCGTCGGGCGCCGTGCCGCCGGCTGCGGCGGCGCCATATTTCGGGATGATCTCGGCATTGGGGATGATGTCGAGCTTGATCTGGTCCTTGTGCACCTTGTTGTAGGCGTCGACGATCTTCGGCATGAAGTTCGAGCCGTCGGCGCGCACCCAGATGTTGGCGGTGTCGGCGGCGGCAGCGCCGAGACCGCTGCCCAGCACGGCAGCGGTCAGGGCCAGTTTGGGGGCCAGTTTGGCAATCAGGTTCCTCATATTCTCCTCCTCCAGGGTTGGCCGCTGTGCGCGGCTTGGCGCCGATCACGCGGCGCTTTCGTTTCAGCCATCCAGCGGATGGCCGCAGGAATGCCGCACCACCAGCCGGCACGGCAGTTTTCGAATGCCCGGCGCGGCGGGCTGGCCACCGACCAGTGAAAGCAGGGTCAGGCCTGCCTCGCGCCCGAGGGCGACCAGGTTCATGTCGACCGAAGTCAGCGGCGGGCGCGTCGCTTCGGCGACAATCTCCCAATTGTCGAAGCCGATGACGCCGACATCGCTAGGCACGCTCAAGCCCCGTTCGCGCAACGCATCGATGACGCCGCGCGCGATCTGGTCGTTGCCGCAGAAGACGGCGTCCGGCCTTTCGCTTTTGCCGTCGAAAAGGATCGTCACCGCCTCATGGCCCCAGGCTTCCGACCAGGAGCCGAGCAGCGGTTCGGTGACCGGCAGGCCGTTTTCGGCGAGCACGTCGCGATAGGCCTGGGCGCGGGCATGCACCACGGCAAAGCTCGCCGGTCCGCTGACATGGGCGATGCGCCGCCGGCCAAGCCGGCAGAAATGCTCGACCGCCAGCCGCGCGCCGCCGGCATCGTCGGAGACGAAGGCGACGGCGTCGGGATCGGGCTGGGTGAAGGCATAGATCACTGGGATGCGCAGATTGGCGAGATCGACCGGCAGATGGCGGTCGATGCGTTTTCCCGTGGCGATGATGCCGTCGACGCGCTTGTCGAGCATGGCCTCGACATGCAACTGGCCGAGGCGCGGATCCTCCTCGACATTGCACAGGAACACCGAGACGCCATTGTCGACCAGCGCGTCTGAAATGCCCGACATCAGCGGCAGCGAGAAGCGGCCATAGGTGTCGTTGGTGAGCAGGCCTACGGTGAAGGAGCGGCGCCTGAGCAGGCTCTGCGCCAGGCTGTTCGGCCGGAAGCCCAGGCTGCGCGCCGTCTCGCGGATGCGCTCGCGGGTCTCGGCGGTCATGCGCCCCTGGTCGTTGAGCGCCTTCGAGGCGGTGGCGACGCTGACGCCGGCCTGCGCCGCCACGTCACGCAAGGTGACGGGCTTGGGGAAAACCGAAACAGGCTGATCGTCCGATGCCATCGCGCCGAGAATCCTGGGTTGAGAAAAGGTTTTCTCACATAGGCCGGAATAAGGCCCGGCCAATGGCCGAGCCCGGTCGAAACTGTTTGGAAAAACCTTTTCTCAACTCAAGGCTAGGCCAGATCAGGGGGACGTTCAAGGGGAAAAATGGTCTTGATCGAGCAAACGCGGCTGGGTTCGAATTTGCGGCAGGTCGAAGCCGGTGCGAAAGGCCGCGTGCTGCGGCCTAAAGACTAGACGCCCTCGAGGCGTTGGATCGTCGCTTCGATCCATGCGGTGACCGCAGCGATGCGAGCGAGGTGGCGAAGATCGGGATGCGTCAGCAGCCACAATTCGCGCGCGGGGAATGGATGGGCGTCCTCCGGCATGCGCGCAAGTCCCGCGATACGGTCGGCAACAATGCAGGGCAGCAGCGAGCGGCCAAGGCCTGCGAGGATCGCCTGCAGCAGCGGTTCGGCATCGTTGACGACGAGTTGGGCATAACCCTCCTTGCGGGCGACGCCGGCAATCCAGCGCGGCTGCGGCAGAGACGCCATGCCGTCCTCATAGGTCAGCCAGGGCAGATCCGTGATCTGCCGGGGCAAGTCGGGCGCCGACAGGTGGCTGGCGGCATAGGCGGCATAGGCGAGCGTGCCGATGCGCCGGGCGATGATCCGGCTGCCGGTTTCGGGTCCGGGCCGAGCGAGCCGCAGCGCGATGTCCGCCTCGCGGCGGGTCAGGCTTACATCATGGGGGTCGGCTACCAGTTCCAGCCGCAATCCTGGATGGCGCACGACAAGATCGGCCACAGCGGGGATCAGCACCCGGTTGATGAGGATGGGCACGGCGGTGACCCGCACGGTGCCGCTGATCTCGCTGTCGGCGCCCTTGACCGCGAGCGTCAGGCCACCGATCTCGGCCTCCACGGCTTCCGCACGGTCTGCCGCGATCTCGCCGGCCTGCGTCGGTCGCATCTCGCCCGCCTCAGCGCGCTCGAACAGCCGCGCGCCGAGCGTGCGTTCGATCGCCCGCAGGCGCCGTGCCACCGTCGTTGGATCAAGGCCGAGCCGGCGGCCGGCCGCGGCGAAGGAGCCGTCGCGCTTCAGTGCCAGGACATAGCGCAGGTCATTCCAGTCAATGTCGTGCATTTTCGCAGCTCTATCAGGTGATCTTTCAGCATGAAGCTGCGAGAATGCTGCGTTAAAGTTGCTCTGTCCATCACTGGAGAGACGCCGTGATCCGTGCCGAAGACCTCGCCCCTGAATTCCATCGCCGGCCCGCACAGAACTGTCCAGCCAACGGCACTGGCCGGATATGAGCATGGCCGATCTGTCGATCGCCGGTCATTCCGGCGGCGCGGTGCTGTTCCTGCTGGCTGCCGCCTTCATCGCCGGCTTCGCCCGCGGCTTTTCCGGTTTCGGCGCGGCGCTGATCTTCATGCCGCTGGCAAGCGCGGTTATCGGGCCGCAATCGTCAGCGCCGCTGCTGCTGATCATCGATGCGGTCGCCGCGCTCGGACTGCTGCCGCGTGGCTGGCTGCTGGCGGACCGGCCCAGCGTCGGCACGATGACGCTGGGCGCGCTGGTCGGCGTGCCGCTCGGCACCTATGCGCTGGCGCGGATGGATCCATTGACGCTGCGCTGGAGTATCGTGCTGTTGGTGGTGCTGCTGCTCGGCCTTTTGATGTCGGGCTGGCGTTACCATGGTCGTCCCGCCACGCCGCTGACGATCGGCGTCGGTGGGCTTGCCGGCTTCTTCTCCGGCGCCGCCCAGGTCGGCGGCCCGCCGGTGGTGGCCTATTGGCTTGGCGGGGGTGGCAATGGCGTGGTGGTGCGCGCCAACATCGTCCTCTATTTCGCCATATCGAGTGCGCTGACCGGGGCAAGCTATCTGGCGGGAGGATTGATCACCCGACCGGTTCTTGTCCTGGCGCTGGCGACGGGCCCGTTCTACGGGTTTGGCCTCTATCTCGGCTCGCTTGTGTTTGGCCAGACAAGTGAGCGCGGTTATCGCTGGGCCTGCTATGGCCTCATTGCCATGGCGTCGATCGTCAGCCTTCCCGTGCTGGATCCGATCCTGGGTCGGTGAGTGGCGCCTGCCGAAAAGCGATGCCGCAACGATGCTCACAGCATTTTTCAACGTGCCGACAGAACCCGCTTTGCGTTTAACTTTTCCGCAAGCATTTGCCCGTTAGGTCGACGGCAATGGCCTCGTGGCGGAGCGGCTACGCTGGAGACTGCAAATCTCTGAAGCCTCGGTTCGATCCCGAGGCGAGGCCTCCAAAAATACCATAGCGAAGAAGCTGCGCCGGGGTGCGTCAAACCCACCTGTTTGCATTTGGCATGCAGGACGCCCGCGAAAAGAGTGCTATGAAAGGGGGCTGGAGCTTGCTCGCTCCGGCTTTCCCCGACATTCGAGGTTATTTCGTGCGTGAACCGTCACTGCTGCCGGTCTTTGGAAAACTTGGAGTCAAGGCAAGGGGGGCTGTTCTGGCCGCACCGGCCTCTTCGGCAGGCATCGTGCCGCGCTTGCGGAAGCTCCTGACCGCGCATGGCGGCATGGTGCTCAAATTGTCGGTGATCGCGTGGACGATGCTGGTCCTGGGTGCGGTGTTTTTCATGATGCATGGTTGAGGTAAGTCAGCATGGCCAATCGCTACACACTGCGCATGGAGCTTCCCCAGAGCTGGACCATAGTCGATGTCTTCACCGGCCAGCCAGCGGTGGTCCGGCAAAAAGTCATGGTCGGCATGAGCCCGCGTGAGGCCGAGGATATGGTCGTGCAGATGAATGCGCGCGACGTCAGGCGCCGGGAGAGGGCGGAGCGCAAGGATTGAACGCTGCGGCTGTCAGCTCAAAGGGCGGGCCCGAGACCCCGCCGAATCAAAACCGGAGAATTCCCGTGAGAGCGAGCCTGAGGCGAAAGATACTGGACGTCTGCGACCGCAAGATCTCCGAGAAGGGCCCCACCGTCGGCGTGTCGTTCTACGCGTTTTTCGCCAACAGAAACGACGACCCCGAACTGCTGATGGAAGCAGCGGAATGGTGGATCAGAACCCACCGCCTCGATCATTTCGAAAAGGCCGCGAAGATACGCACGATGATCGAGGGCATGGAACTCGGCTGATCAGCCGAAGTCGGCTGCCGTCAGCACATACATACTCTTGCGGGTGCGGTCATAGGCCCTGGACGCCACGTCGCGGATGGCACCGCTCTGCGTGTCGAATGTGGCGAGGTAGCCTGCCTCATTGGCGGCGGTCGCGGGCTGCATCCTGGTCATCGCATCGGCGGCAACCGAGAAGGAAATCTGGAACATGCCGTCATGGCCGACGAACCGGATGCGCTTGCCGGCTTCGTCATAGCTGCGGCTGCGGTTGGGGAAGGTCAGGCTCATGTCTTGGCCCCCGTCTTTGCCTCTGTCGTCTTGGCCTCTGTCGCGGCAGCCTTCTTGGTCACCCGCTTCTTCTTCGGCGTCGGGTTCAGGGCTTCAGCGATACGGTCGGCTTCTTCCTTGGCCAGCCGCAAACCCCTGAGCTTTGCCGTCTTGATCTCCCGGGCCTTCGCTTCGGACATGTATTCGGCGGTTGCCTTGTTTTTCTCCGCTGTCTTTTTCTGCTTGTCGACAAAGCGGGCTTCAGCTTTTTCCATGATCGTCTGATTGCCTTCGGCCATCGAACAAATCTCCCTTGGGTTTGAAATCGTGAAAGTGAACTTGTCCGATAAATAGGCACTCGACCGGCAAAATTCAATTTTTTGAATTATTTAGTCCCTTGGCGATATCACGAAACGCCAAGCCGAAATAATACTTTTATATATTTAAACGGCGCACCGAATAATTTTTGGCACTCCTATCTATCGAGTGCCAATGCGCCTATATGAGAGGCGCGGCCGCCTAAGCCGGTCCCAGAAAGAAGTTCTCATGAAGTTTCGGCCACTCCACGACCGCGTCGTCATCCGGCGCGCCGAAGGCGACACCAAATCCAAGGGCGGCATCATCATTCCCGACAATGCCAAGGAAAAGCCGCAGGAAGGCGAAGTCATCGCTGTCGGCCCTGGCGCACGCGACGAAAACGGCGCGCTTGTTCCGCTCGACGTCAAGGCAGGCGACTTCATCCTGTTCGGCAAATGGTCGGGCACCGAGGTCAAGATCGACGGCGAGGACCTTCTGATCATGAAGGAAGCCGACATTATGGGCGTCGTCGACAAGAGCGAGACGGCCGCCACCGAGAAAACCGGTGCCGCCAAGACCGTAGCTGCCAAGAAGGCCGCCTGACCGGCGCATCGCGTGTCCTTCGGGACGCCGCAAGACTTAAGCGACGACAGCGCTGCGCGTTCCGCGCGGCGACTGATCCACTCCAAATACGAACTGGATAAAAATCATGTCTGCCAAGGAAATCAAATTCGCCACCGATGCGCGTGACCGCATGCTGCGCGGCGTCGAGATCCTCACCAATGCGGTGAAGGTCACGCTCGGCCCCAAGGGCCGCAACGTCATCATCGACAAGGCCCATGGCGCGCCGCGCATCACCAAGGACGGCGTCACTGTCGCCAAGGAAATCGAGCTCGCCGACAAGTTCGAGAACATGGGCGCGCAGATGGTGCGCGAAGTGGCCTCGAAGACCAACGACCTCGCCGGTGACGGCACCACCACGGCAACCGTGCTGGCCGCCTCGATCCTGCGCGAAGGCGCCAAGCTGGTCGCCGCCGGCATGAACCCGATGGATTTGAAGCGCGGCATCGACCAGGCGGTCGCTGCCGTCGTCGTCGAGATCAAGGCGAAGGCCAAGAAGGTCAAGTCGTCGGCCGAGATCGCCCAGGTCGGCACCATCGCCGCCAATGGCGACGCCACCGTCGGCGAGATGATCGCCAAGGCGATGGACAAGGTCGGCAATGACGGCGTCATCACCGTCGAGGAAGCCAAGACCGCCGAAACCGAACTCGACGTCGTCGAAGGCATGCAGTTCGACCGCGGCTATCTCTCACCCTATTTCGTCACCAACGCCGACAAGATGCGCGTCGAGCTGGAAGAGCCCTACATCCTCATCCACGAGAAGAAGCTCGGCAATCTGCAGGCGATGCTGCCGATCCTCGAAGCGGTGGTGCAGGGCGGCCGGCCGCTGCTGATCATTTCGGAAGACGTCGAAGGTGAGGCTCTTGCCACGCTGGTCGTCAACAAGCTGCGCGGCGGCCTCAAGGTCGCGGCCGTCAAGGCGCCAGGCTTCGGCGATCGCCGCAAGGCGATGCTGGAAGACATCGCGGTGCTGACATCGGGCCAGATGATCTCCGAGGACCTCGGCATCAAGCTTGAAAACGTCACCATCGAGATGCTCGGCCGCGCCAAGCGCGTGCTGATCGAGAAGGACACCACCACGATCATCGACGGCGCCGGCACCAAGGCGACCATCCAGGCGCGCGTCGCCCAGATCAAGGGCCAGATCGAGGAGACCACCTCCGACTACGACAAGGAAAAGCTGCAGGAACGTCTTGCCAAGCTGTCGGGCGGCGTTGCCGTCATCCGCGTCGGCGGCGTCACCGAGTCGGAAGTGAAGGAAAAGAAGGACCGTATCGACGACGCGCTGAACGCAACGCGCGCGGCGGTTGAAGAAGGCATCGTGCCCGGCGGCGGCGTCGCCCTGCTG
Protein-coding regions in this window:
- a CDS encoding acyltransferase family protein, coding for MKNPMRMPWVDTAKGLSIILVVMMYSAYNTGEYTGGVGFLHYVIGFATPFRMPEFFLISGLFLSQVIDRPWRRYIDRRVVHYLYFYVLWAIISIGLKIGIFSRDPGGMLHDLAMAVVQPYGVLWFIYMLAVFGLVAKLLRQFRVPAWIVIAPAAALQMWAPHPDSYALEQFAAYFVFFYLGFVLAPLIFRLVEWTQPRPAVAVAGLALWAVVNGLLVYSPGYAMHPVGMQMGLAAWPPLHLTLAVAGAVALCVLGGFLSQFAAMEWLRWLGEHSLVVYVAFTIPMSLFRGAALASGLLTDTGLLSLAVLLVSIMSPVVLYLIIQRVGFGMFLFERPVWAHVDNSAPQPAPKSALPATAAQSSRT
- a CDS encoding glycoside hydrolase family 127 protein, whose translation is MTASPKTGNPKLAFRPLPVPQVDVHGFWGDRADAVAARTADILYERCVEARMLEQIDPDRPSPGVVIPFHSPSPDEANRQGAEFTGSTVTTQMFWDSDLGKTIETAAYSLYRRKNPELEKKIDAVIDMYGKLQQEDGYLSSWYQRIQPGKRWTNLRDCHELYCAGHLIEGAVAYYQATGKRKLLDIMCRYADHIASVLGPEPGKKKGYCGHEEIELALVKLARVTGVTKYMELAKYFIDQRGQQPHFFDEEARARGADPKAYHFKTYEYNQSHRPVREQDKVVGHAVRAMYLYSGMADIATEYGDDTLRVALDRLWDDLTTKNLYITGGLGPSAHNEGFTSDYDLPNESAYAETCAAVGLVFWASRMLGMGPNARYADMMERALYNGSISGLSLDGSLFFYENPLESRGRHNRWKWHRCPCCPPNVGRMVASIGSYFYSLADDALAVHLYGDSTARFDIGGVAVSLTQASRYPWEGAVEITVEPQAPVDFTLHLRVPGWSSGAKLEINGEAIDLDDVTSDGYAAIRRVWQKGDRVRLDLEMPIERLYANPEVRQDAGRVALSRGPLIYCVEASDNDSRLHRLTLPRTAGIEAHEAPGLLGGVVTLSATAWADAGDGWQDGLYRREPPASVETRLTAIPYFAWDNREPGEMLVWLRDG
- a CDS encoding carbohydrate ABC transporter permease, translated to MAQAISARGKLAARLARHSTGIIASILFVAPIVWTVLSAFKPAAEARLPPLPPWPTTGFSLENYATLNSFGDGLWASAQNSIYVSVMTVILSVIVSVLAGYGFSRFRFPFKDLFFVLILSTIMIPFQSILTPIFLVLTKLGLHNTLTGLVGVYVTLQLPFSIFMMRNAFDAVPREIEEAARMDGANNVTMLLKVMLPLVWPGVVTIALFAFLGAWNEFLAALVLMTDQSKFTLPVMMTALQSGRFGAIDWGAVQAGVTVMMVPCLILFLALQRFYIRGLMAGAVK
- a CDS encoding carbohydrate ABC transporter permease; translated protein: MTTIATTTAPPRAKKLVGAGRRQWIGLLYVAPAVALVMVFFVIPLGMTAWMSLHNWPLMGDHFYIGFDNYVAILRDTRFWNALKFTGYYTVIVTIAIFAVAFPLAIFIEKPRPLANLYRTFFFMPAVVGFASASLLWSWLLNVDSGLFSPAAYELGLIDKKFNLLATFQPAFWSIIAMVVWKVAGFTMIILMTGLQSIPQDLQEAAVIDGAGPFARFRAITLPLMRRTLALALILSVAGSILAFDQFYIILRGGPRNQTLTAVYWIFNQSFVSFKLGYGAALSMVLLVILVALSLVQLWLLRKPEGLD
- a CDS encoding ABC transporter substrate-binding protein, whose translation is MRNLIAKLAPKLALTAAVLGSGLGAAAADTANIWVRADGSNFMPKIVDAYNKVHKDQIKLDIIPNAEIIPKYGAAAAGGTAPDALSLDLIYTPSFAASGQLEDITDWAKSLPYFASLSPAHVKTGTYKDHIYGLPFSADASVLIWNKKLFKQAGLDPEKGPTNWAEIAADAEKVNALGGNIKGFYFSGNCGGCNIFTFTPLIWASGGDILSADGSKATLDSPQLRGAIDLYRSMVKKDLVPAGAQTDTGANFFAAFAAGNIGISPSGAFAIGALNTQYPNVDYGVTFLPGKDGGWSSFAGGDNFVVTKGTKKLAVVKEFLDFAYSLEGQTILAKYGSLPVRGDIAKDALKDLDPRYQIAAEAMAKGKTPYSVVFNDLINSANGPWTQMINEVFFGDDVDGAIANAQETMQSIIDQAPQK
- a CDS encoding LacI family DNA-binding transcriptional regulator, with translation MASDDQPVSVFPKPVTLRDVAAQAGVSVATASKALNDQGRMTAETRERIRETARSLGFRPNSLAQSLLRRRSFTVGLLTNDTYGRFSLPLMSGISDALVDNGVSVFLCNVEEDPRLGQLHVEAMLDKRVDGIIATGKRIDRHLPVDLANLRIPVIYAFTQPDPDAVAFVSDDAGGARLAVEHFCRLGRRRIAHVSGPASFAVVHARAQAYRDVLAENGLPVTEPLLGSWSEAWGHEAVTILFDGKSERPDAVFCGNDQIARGVIDALRERGLSVPSDVGVIGFDNWEIVAEATRPPLTSVDMNLVALGREAGLTLLSLVGGQPAAPGIRKLPCRLVVRHSCGHPLDG